A genomic stretch from Clavelina lepadiformis chromosome 5, kaClaLepa1.1, whole genome shotgun sequence includes:
- the LOC143460409 gene encoding dynein axonemal assembly factor 1-like isoform X1, with amino-acid sequence MPLIVELPDEAPPDVTDITDTSNQDNDSIQSNFQQGSVPSQESGDTMSNLQTDFLCQEVSECGKNQTSTSTRDEFLPTKENAEKMEGLSVEEIVDSNKREDEEELMSDATSTTTDTLSTIDTVSTVEEKQDIEESREDLLPKSSIDMEKLESLYPGWKLAADVKSVHKRRVEDMKKESEGRTMEDLVHDMNERAKLSTSYVATTPGQTKSALPKTSPAPEKEIIPEKKVTFELPGHANKPENEPMYMELSEVKQESVENSPRLDESASESLEPVVSEDIEQAETPEERANREKEEKEMAKYPRMTKDSLKKICKKHKLYSTPYLNDNLYLHYKGWWRIENLDEYTGLKCLWLEVNGLRKMENLDKLVNLRCLYLQQNLFDKIENLEKLEDLRVLNISNNQLTKIENLSCLPRLESLQLAHNHISSKEALQHLVECEAISVLDLSHNHIEDPDVIDVFEAMPNLRVLNLMGNPVIKKIRFYRKKLTVRLKNLTYLDDRPVFPRDRACAEAWDEGGHEAEKAERQRWVNKERAKIQASIDYLHNIRKEAEAKRQEQGIELTSDVTPVPMFDDTAPGETRATIPTQETSENVVIDEDMTNSENNVDVIDDLQSANIEDKTSLTTPKTNLLKDRSETDGDPEVIEIQKSEAKFNLDDLPDLEDVDVTELEDFSEQNNLPLYRPKIEVLEDNFMEPKPNKDEFRRLLIEDITDESKNGSNDIIQSEIKKKKDSETAKSISGSDLDDVDLETELD; translated from the exons ATGCCTTTAATTGTTGAACTTCCGGATGAAGCGCCACCAGATGTCACCGACATAACGGACACTTCAAATCAA GATAATGACAGCATACAATCTAATTTCCAACAGGGATCAGTCCCAAGTCAAGAaagtggtgatactatgagcaAT TTGCAGACAGACTTTTTGTgccaagaggtgtcagaatgCGGAAAAAATCAAACATCAACATCAACCCGTGACGAATTTCTCCCAACCAAAGAGAATGCTGAAA AGATGGAAGGCTTGTCTGTGGAGGAGATAGTTGATTCAAATAAACGTGAAGACGAAGAAGAATTGATGTCCGATGCCACGTCAACCACTACAGATACTTTGTCCACCATTGATACAGTGTCTACTGTTGAG GAAAAGCAGGATATTGAAGAAAGCAGAGAGGATTTGC TTCCCAAATCATCCATTGACATGGAAAAACTGGAAAGTCTTTACCCAGGTTGGAAATTGGCAGCAGATGTCAAAAGTGTGCACAAAAGGAGAGTGG AAGACATGAAAAAAGAATCGGAAGGTCGAACTATGGAGGATTTGGTCCATGATATGAATGAAAGGGCTAAACTTAGT ACCTCATATGTTGCTACCACTCCAGGCCAGACTAAATCGGCTTTACCAAAAACATCCCCCGCACCAGAGAAGGAAATTATTCCTgagaaaaaagttacttttgaACTACCAGGACACGCTAACAAAC cAGAAAATGAACCTATGTACATGGAACTTAGCGAAGTCAAACAGGAAAGTGTCGAAAACTCACCAAGATTGGATGAATCTGCTAG TGAAAGTCTTGAACCAGTTGTTAGCGAAGACATTGAACAAGCAGAGACTCCAGAAGAGAGAGCAAACAGAGagaaagaggaaaaagaaatgGCAAAATATCCTCG AATGACCAAAGACTCACTGAAGAAGATATgcaaaaaacacaaactttATTCCACGCCATATTTAAATGACAACTTGTACTTGCACTACAaag GGTGGTGGAGAATCGAGAACCTTGACGAATACACGGGACTCAAATGTCTTTGGCTGGAAGTAAACGGCTTGAGGAAAATGGAAAATCTTGACAAGTTGGTTAATCTTAG GTGCCTCTacttgcaacaaaatttattcgataaaattgaaaaccttGAGAAATTGGAGGATCTTCGCGTTCTGAACATATCCAATAACCAGctaacaaaaattgaaaatctGT CTTGTCTTCCAAGGCTGGAGAGTTTGCAATTGGCACATAACCACATTTCCTCCAAGGAGGCGTTACAGCACCTAGTGGAATGTGAGGCTATCTCTGTTCTAGATCTCTCTCATAACCATATCGAAGATCCAGATGTTATTGACGTGTTTGAAGCCATGCCCAATTTG AGGGTCTTAAATCTGATGGGAAATCCAGTCATAAAGAAAATACGTTTTTATCGCAAAAAGTTAACAGTTAGATTGAAGAACCTAACTTATCTGGATGACCG GCCGGTGTTTCCCCGAGATCGGGCATGCGCCGAGGCTTGGGACGAAGGTGGCCACGAGGCTGAGAAAGCCGAACGGCAGAGATGGGTCAACAAAGAACGCGCTAAGATTCAG GCGAGCATTGACTACCTGCACAATATAAGAAAGGAAGCAGAAGCAAAGAGACAGGAGCAAGGGATAGAAT TGACGTCAGATGTGACGCCAGTCCCCATGTTTGATGACACCGCACCGGGAGAAACAAGGGCGACAATACCAACCCAAGAAACTAGTGAAAATGTTGTCATCGACGAAGACATGACAAACAGTGAAAATAACGTCGATGTTATTGATGACTTACAGAGTGCGAATATTGAAGACAAAACTTCCTTAACAACTCCTAAAACGAACCTTTTGAAAGACAGAAGTGAAACAG ACGGCGATCCAGAAGTGATCGAAATCCAGAAATCTGAGGCGAAGTTTAATCTTGACGATTTGCCGGACCTTGAAGATGTTGATGTCACCGAATTGGAAGACTTCTCCGAGCAAAATAACTTG CCCCTATATCGACCGAAAATAGAGGTTTTGGAGGATAATTTCATGGAACCCAAGCCTAATAAAGATGAATTTAGAAGATTGCTTATTGAAGATATAACAGATGAATCCAAA AACGGATCAAATGATATTATACAATCGgaaatcaaaaagaaaaaagattcGGAGACAGCAAAAAGTATTTCt ggtTCTGACTTGGATGATGTAGATCTAGAAACTGAACTAGACTGA
- the LOC143460409 gene encoding dynein axonemal assembly factor 1-like isoform X4, protein MPLIVELPDEAPPDVTDITDTSNQDNDSIQSNFQQGSVPSQESGDTMSNLQTDFLCQEVSECGKNQTSTSTRDEFLPTKENAEKMEGLSVEEIVDSNKREDEEELMSDATSTTTDTLSTIDTVSTVEEKQDIEESREDLLPKSSIDMEKLESLYPGWKLAADVKSVHKRRVEDMKKESEGRTMEDLVHDMNERAKLSTSYVATTPGQTKSALPKTSPAPEKEIIPEKKVTFELPGHANKPENEPMYMELSEVKQESVENSPRLDESASLEPVVSEDIEQAETPEERANREKEEKEMAKYPRMTKDSLKKICKKHKLYSTPYLNDNLYLHYKGWWRIENLDEYTGLKCLWLEVNGLRKMENLDKLVNLRCLYLQQNLFDKIENLEKLEDLRVLNISNNQLTKIENLSCLPRLESLQLAHNHISSKEALQHLVECEAISVLDLSHNHIEDPDVIDVFEAMPNLRVLNLMGNPVIKKIRFYRKKLTVRLKNLTYLDDRPVFPRDRACAEAWDEGGHEAEKAERQRWVNKERAKIQASIDYLHNIRKEAEAKRQEQGIELTSDVTPVPMFDDTAPGETRATIPTQETSENVVIDEDMTNSENNVDVIDDLQSANIEDKTSLTTPKTNLLKDRSETDGDPEVIEIQKSEAKFNLDDLPDLEDVDVTELEDFSEQNNLPLYRPKIEVLEDNFMEPKPNKDEFRRLLIEDITDESKNGSNDIIQSEIKKKKDSETAKSISGSDLDDVDLETELD, encoded by the exons ATGCCTTTAATTGTTGAACTTCCGGATGAAGCGCCACCAGATGTCACCGACATAACGGACACTTCAAATCAA GATAATGACAGCATACAATCTAATTTCCAACAGGGATCAGTCCCAAGTCAAGAaagtggtgatactatgagcaAT TTGCAGACAGACTTTTTGTgccaagaggtgtcagaatgCGGAAAAAATCAAACATCAACATCAACCCGTGACGAATTTCTCCCAACCAAAGAGAATGCTGAAA AGATGGAAGGCTTGTCTGTGGAGGAGATAGTTGATTCAAATAAACGTGAAGACGAAGAAGAATTGATGTCCGATGCCACGTCAACCACTACAGATACTTTGTCCACCATTGATACAGTGTCTACTGTTGAG GAAAAGCAGGATATTGAAGAAAGCAGAGAGGATTTGC TTCCCAAATCATCCATTGACATGGAAAAACTGGAAAGTCTTTACCCAGGTTGGAAATTGGCAGCAGATGTCAAAAGTGTGCACAAAAGGAGAGTGG AAGACATGAAAAAAGAATCGGAAGGTCGAACTATGGAGGATTTGGTCCATGATATGAATGAAAGGGCTAAACTTAGT ACCTCATATGTTGCTACCACTCCAGGCCAGACTAAATCGGCTTTACCAAAAACATCCCCCGCACCAGAGAAGGAAATTATTCCTgagaaaaaagttacttttgaACTACCAGGACACGCTAACAAAC cAGAAAATGAACCTATGTACATGGAACTTAGCGAAGTCAAACAGGAAAGTGTCGAAAACTCACCAAGATTGGATGAATCTGCTAG TCTTGAACCAGTTGTTAGCGAAGACATTGAACAAGCAGAGACTCCAGAAGAGAGAGCAAACAGAGagaaagaggaaaaagaaatgGCAAAATATCCTCG AATGACCAAAGACTCACTGAAGAAGATATgcaaaaaacacaaactttATTCCACGCCATATTTAAATGACAACTTGTACTTGCACTACAaag GGTGGTGGAGAATCGAGAACCTTGACGAATACACGGGACTCAAATGTCTTTGGCTGGAAGTAAACGGCTTGAGGAAAATGGAAAATCTTGACAAGTTGGTTAATCTTAG GTGCCTCTacttgcaacaaaatttattcgataaaattgaaaaccttGAGAAATTGGAGGATCTTCGCGTTCTGAACATATCCAATAACCAGctaacaaaaattgaaaatctGT CTTGTCTTCCAAGGCTGGAGAGTTTGCAATTGGCACATAACCACATTTCCTCCAAGGAGGCGTTACAGCACCTAGTGGAATGTGAGGCTATCTCTGTTCTAGATCTCTCTCATAACCATATCGAAGATCCAGATGTTATTGACGTGTTTGAAGCCATGCCCAATTTG AGGGTCTTAAATCTGATGGGAAATCCAGTCATAAAGAAAATACGTTTTTATCGCAAAAAGTTAACAGTTAGATTGAAGAACCTAACTTATCTGGATGACCG GCCGGTGTTTCCCCGAGATCGGGCATGCGCCGAGGCTTGGGACGAAGGTGGCCACGAGGCTGAGAAAGCCGAACGGCAGAGATGGGTCAACAAAGAACGCGCTAAGATTCAG GCGAGCATTGACTACCTGCACAATATAAGAAAGGAAGCAGAAGCAAAGAGACAGGAGCAAGGGATAGAAT TGACGTCAGATGTGACGCCAGTCCCCATGTTTGATGACACCGCACCGGGAGAAACAAGGGCGACAATACCAACCCAAGAAACTAGTGAAAATGTTGTCATCGACGAAGACATGACAAACAGTGAAAATAACGTCGATGTTATTGATGACTTACAGAGTGCGAATATTGAAGACAAAACTTCCTTAACAACTCCTAAAACGAACCTTTTGAAAGACAGAAGTGAAACAG ACGGCGATCCAGAAGTGATCGAAATCCAGAAATCTGAGGCGAAGTTTAATCTTGACGATTTGCCGGACCTTGAAGATGTTGATGTCACCGAATTGGAAGACTTCTCCGAGCAAAATAACTTG CCCCTATATCGACCGAAAATAGAGGTTTTGGAGGATAATTTCATGGAACCCAAGCCTAATAAAGATGAATTTAGAAGATTGCTTATTGAAGATATAACAGATGAATCCAAA AACGGATCAAATGATATTATACAATCGgaaatcaaaaagaaaaaagattcGGAGACAGCAAAAAGTATTTCt ggtTCTGACTTGGATGATGTAGATCTAGAAACTGAACTAGACTGA
- the LOC143460409 gene encoding dynein axonemal assembly factor 1-like isoform X6 yields MPLIVELPDEAPPDVTDITDTSNQDNDSIQSNFQQGSVPSQESGDTMSNLQTDFLCQEVSECGKNQTSTSTRDEFLPTKENAEKMEGLSVEEIVDSNKREDEEELMSDATSTTTDTLSTIDTVSTVEEKQDIEESREDLLPKSSIDMEKLESLYPGWKLAADVKSVHKRRVEDMKKESEGRTMEDLVHDMNERAKLSTSYVATTPGQTKSALPKTSPAPEKEIIPEKKVTFELPGHANKPENEPMYMELSEVKQESVENSPRLDESASESLEPVVSEDIEQAETPEERANREKEEKEMAKYPRMTKDSLKKICKKHKLYSTPYLNDNLYLHYKGWWRIENLDEYTGLKCLWLEVNGLRKMENLDKLVNLRCLYLQQNLFDKIENLEKLEDLRVLNISNNQLTKIENLSCLPRLESLQLAHNHISSKEALQHLVECEAISVLDLSHNHIEDPDVIDVFEAMPNLRVLNLMGNPVIKKIRFYRKKLTVRLKNLTYLDDRPVFPRDRACAEAWDEGGHEAEKAERQRWVNKERAKIQASIDYLHNIRKEAEAKRQEQGIELTSDVTPVPMFDDTAPGETRATIPTQETSENVVIDEDMTNSENNVDVIDDLQSANIEDKTSLTTPKTNLLKDRSETDGDPEVIEIQKSEAKFNLDDLPDLEDVDVTELEDFSEQNNLPLYRPKIEVLEDNFMEPKPNKDEFRRLLIEDITDESKNGSNDIIQSEIKKKKDSETAKSSDLDDVDLETELD; encoded by the exons ATGCCTTTAATTGTTGAACTTCCGGATGAAGCGCCACCAGATGTCACCGACATAACGGACACTTCAAATCAA GATAATGACAGCATACAATCTAATTTCCAACAGGGATCAGTCCCAAGTCAAGAaagtggtgatactatgagcaAT TTGCAGACAGACTTTTTGTgccaagaggtgtcagaatgCGGAAAAAATCAAACATCAACATCAACCCGTGACGAATTTCTCCCAACCAAAGAGAATGCTGAAA AGATGGAAGGCTTGTCTGTGGAGGAGATAGTTGATTCAAATAAACGTGAAGACGAAGAAGAATTGATGTCCGATGCCACGTCAACCACTACAGATACTTTGTCCACCATTGATACAGTGTCTACTGTTGAG GAAAAGCAGGATATTGAAGAAAGCAGAGAGGATTTGC TTCCCAAATCATCCATTGACATGGAAAAACTGGAAAGTCTTTACCCAGGTTGGAAATTGGCAGCAGATGTCAAAAGTGTGCACAAAAGGAGAGTGG AAGACATGAAAAAAGAATCGGAAGGTCGAACTATGGAGGATTTGGTCCATGATATGAATGAAAGGGCTAAACTTAGT ACCTCATATGTTGCTACCACTCCAGGCCAGACTAAATCGGCTTTACCAAAAACATCCCCCGCACCAGAGAAGGAAATTATTCCTgagaaaaaagttacttttgaACTACCAGGACACGCTAACAAAC cAGAAAATGAACCTATGTACATGGAACTTAGCGAAGTCAAACAGGAAAGTGTCGAAAACTCACCAAGATTGGATGAATCTGCTAG TGAAAGTCTTGAACCAGTTGTTAGCGAAGACATTGAACAAGCAGAGACTCCAGAAGAGAGAGCAAACAGAGagaaagaggaaaaagaaatgGCAAAATATCCTCG AATGACCAAAGACTCACTGAAGAAGATATgcaaaaaacacaaactttATTCCACGCCATATTTAAATGACAACTTGTACTTGCACTACAaag GGTGGTGGAGAATCGAGAACCTTGACGAATACACGGGACTCAAATGTCTTTGGCTGGAAGTAAACGGCTTGAGGAAAATGGAAAATCTTGACAAGTTGGTTAATCTTAG GTGCCTCTacttgcaacaaaatttattcgataaaattgaaaaccttGAGAAATTGGAGGATCTTCGCGTTCTGAACATATCCAATAACCAGctaacaaaaattgaaaatctGT CTTGTCTTCCAAGGCTGGAGAGTTTGCAATTGGCACATAACCACATTTCCTCCAAGGAGGCGTTACAGCACCTAGTGGAATGTGAGGCTATCTCTGTTCTAGATCTCTCTCATAACCATATCGAAGATCCAGATGTTATTGACGTGTTTGAAGCCATGCCCAATTTG AGGGTCTTAAATCTGATGGGAAATCCAGTCATAAAGAAAATACGTTTTTATCGCAAAAAGTTAACAGTTAGATTGAAGAACCTAACTTATCTGGATGACCG GCCGGTGTTTCCCCGAGATCGGGCATGCGCCGAGGCTTGGGACGAAGGTGGCCACGAGGCTGAGAAAGCCGAACGGCAGAGATGGGTCAACAAAGAACGCGCTAAGATTCAG GCGAGCATTGACTACCTGCACAATATAAGAAAGGAAGCAGAAGCAAAGAGACAGGAGCAAGGGATAGAAT TGACGTCAGATGTGACGCCAGTCCCCATGTTTGATGACACCGCACCGGGAGAAACAAGGGCGACAATACCAACCCAAGAAACTAGTGAAAATGTTGTCATCGACGAAGACATGACAAACAGTGAAAATAACGTCGATGTTATTGATGACTTACAGAGTGCGAATATTGAAGACAAAACTTCCTTAACAACTCCTAAAACGAACCTTTTGAAAGACAGAAGTGAAACAG ACGGCGATCCAGAAGTGATCGAAATCCAGAAATCTGAGGCGAAGTTTAATCTTGACGATTTGCCGGACCTTGAAGATGTTGATGTCACCGAATTGGAAGACTTCTCCGAGCAAAATAACTTG CCCCTATATCGACCGAAAATAGAGGTTTTGGAGGATAATTTCATGGAACCCAAGCCTAATAAAGATGAATTTAGAAGATTGCTTATTGAAGATATAACAGATGAATCCAAA AACGGATCAAATGATATTATACAATCGgaaatcaaaaagaaaaaagattcGGAGACAGCAAAAA gtTCTGACTTGGATGATGTAGATCTAGAAACTGAACTAGACTGA
- the LOC143460409 gene encoding dynein axonemal assembly factor 1-like isoform X5, producing MPLIVELPDEAPPDVTDITDTSNQDNDSIQSNFQQGSVPSQESGDTMSNLQTDFLCQEVSECGKNQTSTSTRDEFLPTKENAEKMEGLSVEEIVDSNKREDEEELMSDATSTTTDTLSTIDTVSTVEEKQDIEESREDLLPKSSIDMEKLESLYPGWKLAADVKSVHKRRVEDMKKESEGRTMEDLVHDMNERAKLSTSYVATTPGQTKSALPKTSPAPEKEIIPEKKVTFELPGHANKQNEPMYMELSEVKQESVENSPRLDESASLEPVVSEDIEQAETPEERANREKEEKEMAKYPRMTKDSLKKICKKHKLYSTPYLNDNLYLHYKGWWRIENLDEYTGLKCLWLEVNGLRKMENLDKLVNLRCLYLQQNLFDKIENLEKLEDLRVLNISNNQLTKIENLSCLPRLESLQLAHNHISSKEALQHLVECEAISVLDLSHNHIEDPDVIDVFEAMPNLRVLNLMGNPVIKKIRFYRKKLTVRLKNLTYLDDRPVFPRDRACAEAWDEGGHEAEKAERQRWVNKERAKIQASIDYLHNIRKEAEAKRQEQGIELTSDVTPVPMFDDTAPGETRATIPTQETSENVVIDEDMTNSENNVDVIDDLQSANIEDKTSLTTPKTNLLKDRSETDGDPEVIEIQKSEAKFNLDDLPDLEDVDVTELEDFSEQNNLPLYRPKIEVLEDNFMEPKPNKDEFRRLLIEDITDESKNGSNDIIQSEIKKKKDSETAKSISGSDLDDVDLETELD from the exons ATGCCTTTAATTGTTGAACTTCCGGATGAAGCGCCACCAGATGTCACCGACATAACGGACACTTCAAATCAA GATAATGACAGCATACAATCTAATTTCCAACAGGGATCAGTCCCAAGTCAAGAaagtggtgatactatgagcaAT TTGCAGACAGACTTTTTGTgccaagaggtgtcagaatgCGGAAAAAATCAAACATCAACATCAACCCGTGACGAATTTCTCCCAACCAAAGAGAATGCTGAAA AGATGGAAGGCTTGTCTGTGGAGGAGATAGTTGATTCAAATAAACGTGAAGACGAAGAAGAATTGATGTCCGATGCCACGTCAACCACTACAGATACTTTGTCCACCATTGATACAGTGTCTACTGTTGAG GAAAAGCAGGATATTGAAGAAAGCAGAGAGGATTTGC TTCCCAAATCATCCATTGACATGGAAAAACTGGAAAGTCTTTACCCAGGTTGGAAATTGGCAGCAGATGTCAAAAGTGTGCACAAAAGGAGAGTGG AAGACATGAAAAAAGAATCGGAAGGTCGAACTATGGAGGATTTGGTCCATGATATGAATGAAAGGGCTAAACTTAGT ACCTCATATGTTGCTACCACTCCAGGCCAGACTAAATCGGCTTTACCAAAAACATCCCCCGCACCAGAGAAGGAAATTATTCCTgagaaaaaagttacttttgaACTACCAGGACACGCTAACAAAC AAAATGAACCTATGTACATGGAACTTAGCGAAGTCAAACAGGAAAGTGTCGAAAACTCACCAAGATTGGATGAATCTGCTAG TCTTGAACCAGTTGTTAGCGAAGACATTGAACAAGCAGAGACTCCAGAAGAGAGAGCAAACAGAGagaaagaggaaaaagaaatgGCAAAATATCCTCG AATGACCAAAGACTCACTGAAGAAGATATgcaaaaaacacaaactttATTCCACGCCATATTTAAATGACAACTTGTACTTGCACTACAaag GGTGGTGGAGAATCGAGAACCTTGACGAATACACGGGACTCAAATGTCTTTGGCTGGAAGTAAACGGCTTGAGGAAAATGGAAAATCTTGACAAGTTGGTTAATCTTAG GTGCCTCTacttgcaacaaaatttattcgataaaattgaaaaccttGAGAAATTGGAGGATCTTCGCGTTCTGAACATATCCAATAACCAGctaacaaaaattgaaaatctGT CTTGTCTTCCAAGGCTGGAGAGTTTGCAATTGGCACATAACCACATTTCCTCCAAGGAGGCGTTACAGCACCTAGTGGAATGTGAGGCTATCTCTGTTCTAGATCTCTCTCATAACCATATCGAAGATCCAGATGTTATTGACGTGTTTGAAGCCATGCCCAATTTG AGGGTCTTAAATCTGATGGGAAATCCAGTCATAAAGAAAATACGTTTTTATCGCAAAAAGTTAACAGTTAGATTGAAGAACCTAACTTATCTGGATGACCG GCCGGTGTTTCCCCGAGATCGGGCATGCGCCGAGGCTTGGGACGAAGGTGGCCACGAGGCTGAGAAAGCCGAACGGCAGAGATGGGTCAACAAAGAACGCGCTAAGATTCAG GCGAGCATTGACTACCTGCACAATATAAGAAAGGAAGCAGAAGCAAAGAGACAGGAGCAAGGGATAGAAT TGACGTCAGATGTGACGCCAGTCCCCATGTTTGATGACACCGCACCGGGAGAAACAAGGGCGACAATACCAACCCAAGAAACTAGTGAAAATGTTGTCATCGACGAAGACATGACAAACAGTGAAAATAACGTCGATGTTATTGATGACTTACAGAGTGCGAATATTGAAGACAAAACTTCCTTAACAACTCCTAAAACGAACCTTTTGAAAGACAGAAGTGAAACAG ACGGCGATCCAGAAGTGATCGAAATCCAGAAATCTGAGGCGAAGTTTAATCTTGACGATTTGCCGGACCTTGAAGATGTTGATGTCACCGAATTGGAAGACTTCTCCGAGCAAAATAACTTG CCCCTATATCGACCGAAAATAGAGGTTTTGGAGGATAATTTCATGGAACCCAAGCCTAATAAAGATGAATTTAGAAGATTGCTTATTGAAGATATAACAGATGAATCCAAA AACGGATCAAATGATATTATACAATCGgaaatcaaaaagaaaaaagattcGGAGACAGCAAAAAGTATTTCt ggtTCTGACTTGGATGATGTAGATCTAGAAACTGAACTAGACTGA